CCCCCAAGCAAAGGTCAGATTGACAAAGCATCTGGCATGCACCTTCTTCTCCCCTAACGTGTTTTTCTTACAATTGCACACACCCAGTAAAAAAATAGAGCTCTTAAATCCAATTAATGAGAAGATAAGCGTTTACAACCGTTTTCACTCGGGTCTTTGTGATGATACATTTAGTGATGCAAGctgttttctttaaaaaaaaatacaatactgTATTGCCCAAGACGTTTTAAAAGAGAGTTACAGTACTGTGTTGCCCAATATATTTTAAAAGAGAAATACAGCACTGTATTGCCCAAGACAACAGACACCTGCCGAGAACTGTTTGTGACATTTAGCACTTCAATGCGCACATCGTTATCTCTTCAAAAAGGAATTTCCATGGGAAACCACGATATGATTACTGTATGTTTTCACTCGAGCTGCAACAAAGGATTTTCACTGATATCTGTAAGGTCTGAGCGTTGTTATGACTGAAAGTTttcccagagagagggagagaaagtaagagagaaagcaagaacgagtgagtgagaaagagagggaggcagatggTGTGACAGAAGTCATTGACACCCCTACTGTGCAGAATTCTGAGTGCTAGTCTGAAAGTAAGCCACACACAGCACCTTTTCTTTTCAAGACTTTTCTGTCTTTCGTGTGATGCCCACTTAGGATATATAGTGAGGGCCCTACTGGGAAGGTTATTGTAATTGAGcctagtggaggctcctcagaggaggaaggggaggaccatccccCTCAGTGAATTTCTTAAAAATTCAAAGTGAAACATTCAAAAatgtatcctttttagataaaactatactaaatatattcatgtcatcaaataattgagtaaaaacactattttgcaatgaaggtctacagtagcctcaacagcactctgtagggtagcaccatggtgtagccggaggacagctagtttccatcctcctctgcgTGCATTGACGTCaacacaaaacctaggaggctcatggttctcacctgcttccatagacttacacagtaattatgacaacttccagaggacgtcctccaacctatcagagctcttgcagattgaactgacatgttgtccacccaataaaagtatcagagaatgaatctggttctgaaagcataagctacatctagctagcactgcagtgtataaaatgtggtgagtggtTGACttaaagacaatagttgaacaaattaatttgttttacaatgaaggagaagcaagagagcgagagagagatatttagttgtatttttttcacttagctagcgaatacagatagctagtttagcctactaaaACACCTGGCTGAAACAGAGGGgggtgctatgttagctagctggctatggctatccaaacactggaactcttccaagtcaaggtaagcttttggttttataaatgtattgccacccACTGGTGTAACTGCtgaactgcttgctgactgtacactgtactgaaTCATTGTACCGGGTTTAGTAATGCAttagttatagtagctatgttgaTTATGACGTTACTAGCgttgttagctaatatggtgccAACGAcataggctgtgtgtagtggttagcggttatgatatgaaggtttggcttagaaagttttttttgcctggcCCCAGGCACATGTGTTGTGCTCTGAAGtgcacaagcgaagggaaaatgtgagaggaggagagtgtatAGATGCTAGAAGGAATTATATAACAAGCAAAAtgttcatgctgtttgtatgtggctgctacgAAAGTGGCCTGTGTTTGCGCATGATCAGGGGTGtgttcattccgccgattctgtttaaaaatgtttcttaaacagaagcaaactatcaaggcacaaggcgagacccagatgcagacaggaagcagatggttggagtcttacaatgtttattaattcaaaggggtaggcaagagaatggttgtgcacaggcaaaaggtcaaaaccagatcagagtccagcaggtacagagtggcagacaggcttgtggtcaggcaggcgggtacaaagtccagaaacaggcaagggtcaaacctgctaggactagaaaaaggagaatgcaaaaagcaggaacGGGAAAAACGCttgttgacttggaaacatacaagacaaactggcacagagaaacaggaaaaacacagggataaatacactggggaaaatcagcgacacctggagggggtcgCTAGTGTGCAattggacaaggacatccctgccagccaaaccctcccctaacccagacggcgctgggccaattgtgcgttaccccatgggtctcctggttgCGTCCTCCCCTAACAGGCTCTgcgtgtaacggctgtcgtagtcgttctcctcctcagacgaggaggagcatggatcggaccaagatgcggattggtaagtattcatattttaatgggaaaacaacaaacactacaaaatacaacaaccaacaaacgtgactaacctgaaacagtcctgtgtggcccaaacactgacacaggaacaaacacccacaaaacacaggtgaaacccaggctgcctaagtatgattctcaatcagggacaacgattgacagctgtctctgattgagaatcataccaggccgaacacaaaatcccaacatagaaaatcaaacctagaccaacccacccaactcacgccctgaccaactaaaacaaatacaaaacaaaggaaaacaggtcaggaacgtgacactgcgACAGAgtctggactcaaacccagaatctctagtggcacagcttgcactgcgatgcagtgtcttagaccactgcgccacttgggaggccctctGTCATCTTGATTACTCTaatttttctctcgacctgtgcacctacgttgtaaactttcattcataggctaggttgtagcaaccgaCCTCATGATGGTTATAGGGAATATTAGAGTATcaagtagtagcctaaacctatcaatgttacattgagctgggtgaatggaatatgaatgacagtcttCCAATATGctataatagaaataaggccatgctcataaaaataaaaatgatcatcctccctcatcttaaacgtcaccgaccgccactgatTGAGCCACAACTGCTGTATtaatctactacagtaacataactGCAATCTAAATATATAATACAATGCAATAACAATGTTACTCCCCTAAATTTAAATATTGTAACTGTTCAAGTAATTGAGCTTGTTTTCTACAATTTCTATGTGTGGTTTATTATTTGCCTTTGTTTGAAAACAGCCATTTTCTCTCTGAGATGCTTCTGCAACGCAGACTCTAGCATATTGTAAATTAAATTACAAGAAAGAAAGAACATGTGGatatcctcctcatcatcgtcaaTGAAATGCCCATCCAACTTCCAGTATAAAGCCAGAAGTAAAGATATGAACTGTTTCAACATTAGATTAGTATTGGCTCCTGCGGGAGCAGAGGAACACAACAGGGACTTGCATCCAGAAAACAAACATCCTGAAAACAAGGCACAAACACATAAATATAAATGTCCAAGGAGAGGCTGAGACGTTAAGTGGTGAGACAGATGGAAAGACCTAGTGTTCCTCCCCTGCAGGGACACAATTCCAGGAACAGTTTCTCACAGCAACTATGGATTTATTGTCAATAAAAGAGCCAAAATGGCCCCTTGCTTACCGAATGAGAAACTCCAGCAGGCTCTTATCTAATTTGCCCTAACCTTCTCATTAAACAGGCCATCCCTGGGTCACAGTAACTGGCTATTTTCAGGGAAGTGACACCCTTCTGGGGTGACACtcggaggggagaggaagggtcatggggagcaggtgtggtaAAAGTGGCTGGGATTTAATTTGAAAGGGTCTTAATCAGATAACCTAAACGTCCAAACTGGAGCACAGGAGCCTCATTGCCAATATTTCAGCAATGTAGTGGTACTAGACTTTCTGATGAGACCAAATGAAGACAAAGTTCGCATCACCACTGATCCGTAGCAGGTTACAATCCACACCAGTGCCAAATAAATAGAGGGATTTTAAGTTCTGATAGTTGGAAGCAAGTCCCTTGAATGACATTTTACAATGTACTATTTCACCTATTGTGTTCTCAGATTAGAACAGATAAAGGAAAGGAGGCTGCGACAGTCTGAAATGGTTTCCTGTTTACACAGGCATTCTGATCTTTTTtctactaattggtcttttgatcaaTCACATCAGTTGTTTTCACATCAGAGCTTACTCAGAGCtggtctgattggtcaaaagaccaattagtgatcAATAAGATCCaaattggtctgcctgtgtaaatgcagccggAGATAGGGAGAGGAAACCACTTCAGACTGTTGCCAATTAAAATAACCTAGTCCAGCAGATGACACTATTTCCTCAGTATTCACCAGAGTTGTGACTATTTGTATCTTTTCTTGACAGGAGGGTGTGCCAGAGACAAAATAGACAAAACACAACAGATCAATTGTGCAATATAACAGATTTATTTGCATATCAGATTTCCACTTCTTAAAGATTTCTACTTGTAACAATATTGCACTAGATAACTTTTgggctatcacagtgccatcttaGCTGTTATAGTACAGTATCAATGGGGGACATAATATTACGAAAAACAGAAATTTGACGGGTGCAAAAATACATCGGGACTGAGATATGATTGGTTcaaaaatacatttgttttataTCATCAAATGTGTCACAGAAGCAAAAAAAATGGATCCCTGTGCGCtttcaacaaaatgtggacaacatgatacaggacacatCATTTACACCTAGACCACAACATCtctacattcaaagactcaatcatggacaagcttactgacacttgtggctgcttcacatgatatattgttgtctctaccttctggccctttgtgctgttgtctgtgccaaaCAATGTTTGCACcatgtttgtgctgctaccatgctgtgctgctgccatgttgtgtcactaccgtgttgttgtcatgttgtgttgctaccatgctgtgttgtgttgctgccatgctgtgttgtgttgttgtcttaggtctctctttatgtagtgttgtggtgtctctcttgtcgtgatgtgtgtttcgCCCAACTTTTTAAAAATCCCAGCCCACGTCCCTGcctcttggtaggccgtcattataaataagaatttgttcttaactgaagtgcctagttaaataaaggttaaataaaagataAAATGTTATACTCATGACTACATAATTCTGGCCATTGCACATTGTTCAGAATAGTTTTTTCAGCTGTCGTTCTCCATCAGCATGCAAGTATTAGGCATCAGATACTGGCCAAGATTCATTCAAGTCTAAACAACATAGGCTACCTGACATGACAGTAATGTCAAATCAAAACAATATTTTGCAAAATACTCAAATGCTATATCAGTGCAAAGAAAGGAATTGGGACATAAACAAGTCTATCTGAACTCAACTAAAATAATTTCACGGTTTGTAAATTGCAACAGAGAAGAGCCACTGTGACACAATCAATATAAGTATTTTCTGAACATGTCTCAAAGTCTCATATTTGCTCACTTTGTGTGGCTGCGGCAGCCCCGTAAAGTaggaaaaacattttaaaaacagagGAAATCTGACCAGGGCAGATAAAGCCATAGCACCTCAATTCACCTTcatggagagaggaaggatggaggaaggTGTTGTGTCCTAGAACATCTGGATCATAGACTCCCTGGCCTTGCCCACTCCAACCCATTTGACTGGAAAGAGAAAACATTGATTAAGAGCCATTGAAAAGTTTTTATGTATTGATCTCGTTATTTTTAAAACAGCATGTAGGTCCTGAATTTGGAATATAATACTTACTGGGTACGCCAACGTGGATCTCCACAAAGCGGATGTAGTTCTGGGCTTTGACTGGCAGATCTTCCCACTTCCTACAGGCTGAGGTGTCACTCTTCCAGCCAGGCAGTTTCTCGTACTCCACTTCCACTTTCTGCAAGACGTCCATGTTAGCTGAGAAGACAGGGAGGAGACATGGGTCATACAGTCCATGGAGAAAGgtttagtggaaaaaatatacaAATTAATCTTATAAAGCCAAGCCAATtctttgtttctttcatcacatacaTGTATAGAGGAATATATACACTACTAAATTCAGTCAGTCTTACCTGGGAAATAGGGAATCTTTTTGCCATTGAGCTTATAAGACACTCCCACTTTGATTTCATCCATCACATCAAGGATATCAAGTTTGGTTAATGCAAACCTGTGATTGAAAAACAAGGAAAAAATGTaacatgtatctctcctctcttgtcccccccccccacataagATCCAGTAGGTGGCAATGTGGCCCACATTTTCTATAAAGGTAACAGGACTGCACGACATTTGGGGCAGGGCAAACTCTGCTGTGACACTCACGCAGTGAAGCCGTTGATCATGTTGGCGTAACGCAGGATGACCAGATCCAGCCAACCACAGCGTCTCTTCCTCCCTGTGGTCACGCCCACCTCATGGCCCCGCGTCTGCAGCAGCTCTCCAACCTCCTGTAAGGACAGATGACAGCAGAGAAGCTGGTCTGAGCAATCAGACCTTCAACTACTCTATTCTGTGTAGACTTGACAACTTTGCATTTGAATTCTGACATTATGTTCTTCACTCTATAGCTCCTCTTACTTGCATTTAGTGTATCATGTTTGGGGTTTGACTCACATTGAGTTGTTCTGTGGGGAACGCACCGATGCCCACTCTAGTCGTGTAGGCCTTCACTACCCCATACACATCACCAATGTTCAGAGGGGGGATGCCCAGTCCGGTACATACACCACCCACGGTACAGTTTGATGATGTCACAAATGGGTATGTTCCTGGGAGACGAGAGCAACATTCTAAAGGGATGCATTTCTGATAGCCTCATGGATGTGCACCAGACCATTTGCTAGCAAACTGTGTGGGGGAATGTCTTCCTTTAAAATGTCCTATTTCATTATAATGAATACTGTATATGTGGTTGTGTCAACAGGTGTAAACAAGGACTGTGTCGACCCAAATAGTTGTTGAGCCTATCTTAAGAAACCAAACACAAACCCATTCTAAGGAAACATACCATGCCTATGAACATACTATTATATGCCTATGAACATACTATTATATTTTAGTaaattagcagacactcttatccagagcaacttactgtAGTGAGTACCATTTCTCTTGGGCTAACAGTGCTTACTCATATTCATGCGTCTATAACCGTCTCATACAGTCAGCCATAGGGGAGTATAGAATTCCCTTACCAAAGTCAATGTCAAGCAGGGCAGCGTTCGCTCCCTCCACCAGAATCTTCTTAGGGGGTCCATTAATAGCATCGTACATGAAATAGACACCGTCTCGCACCATGGGTCTTATCCGCTCAGCATACTCCTATATGATTAGACAGGATGCAAGATTCGATTTGTTCCTAATGTATGGATAGATGGATCATGAGAGCAGAGCTACTGTAATTCTCATCTGCTTCTCCGATGCTAAATTTAGACCTCACCCCATGACTGAGAGGATTTCATGGTTATTATgggttgatgatgatgataatgagttATGAGTGTGTCCACTCTGTTACAATTCTGACATACTTTTTCTAATAGCTGAGGGGTATTTACCCCATCGCCATgtcaacacaaacaaacacataaaaAATGCACACTTCATGAAATCCACCTTTAATTTCTTCAGTTGACCGTCAACATCTACCTCCAATGTGGGGAACATGGCCTGGTACTGCTGAGCAAGGTTCTTGAACCTAGAACCAAGCCACCATCAGAAGAACATGAATATACTGTAGCAATATGTCCATAATAAATGTTCCCATTGTCCAGAGAGCCAAATGCCAAACTGGCACTCCCCATAACCCTCAGCCTCTGTGAGTGAAGGTGAAGGTGATGATGGTGAGACTTACCTCATAGAAAAGTCTTTGAAATCAGCTAGAAGGTCACAGATACGCAGCCCCGTACGTGATGCTTTGCTTGAGTAGGTTGGTCCGATGCCTTTCTTTGTGGTTCCAATACTGTATGAAGTAAATTATGAATTACAACACTATATTTGAGGAATATAAGCATTTCAACACTACAGGAATTATGATTCTTATAAAACAATTAatctggtaacactttacttaaagcATGCAGGTAATGCTTAATAACATGTTACAAGCATCGCATGCTTTTATAATGTATCATGATTTATGACAAGTTTTACAATGCATTctaaatgcatcataatgcattaCACCTGCAGGCTTTAGTAAAGTGTTGTTTGAGTCCTGCAGAAGAAGGTGTAATTTCCAGTTCTTACTTTTTCCCTTCCTGTGCTtctctctgtacctcctggagCCCGTCAACTGCCTGGTGAAAGTCAAACACTGTCCAAAGGGTAAACAGGTTATTTCACACCACGGACACAAACATATGCCTGTCAACAGCAGAACATGCCATCGGAACATGTGAGAGTATGGGATAAATGTCTCTCCATGTCCTAAAATTATCTGCAACAACTGTTAACCAGCACTGTAAAAAAGTCTTCTTAAAATCATCTCACTACATCTCACAGCTGGTCAGCTGATCAATGTCAAACTGTTGTCACAACACAAACTATATTAAATATTGCATTGCCATATTGTTACATAACCTGCAGTAACTGTAAAAAGTACTAACATAAATCAATCAGCAATTGATTGGTGGGCAATCAGCAATAATCAATTATATCCTATCACACCACATCTGTTACTCTCAACAAACAACTGTGTTTGTTTTATCTGTTTTTAGCACTATCTGAACTACATGTCCTTTGCCCTCTCCTCTAAATGCAGCTGTTTTCCAATAAGAGTGTTAGTTACCAATGTGGGCCCTGTCTGAGATGATCAGTCTCTTCTCCCAGTCTTTAAGGCCTGTGGGATGGAAACATAAAATAGTTAGGCAAAATCACTCTGTTCTCTCATCTGCTGTTCCTTTCTAAATGGATTATCAACATGCACATTCTAAGACAAACTATAGGCCAATTACGCTACTTAATGTTGATATCAAAATCTTC
This region of Salvelinus alpinus chromosome 8, SLU_Salpinus.1, whole genome shotgun sequence genomic DNA includes:
- the LOC139582861 gene encoding adenylosuccinate synthetase isozyme 1 B gives rise to the protein MSHKACYTNPGAGVKRPRNDTGNKLTVVLGAQWGDEGKGKVVDLLATESDIICRCQGGNNAGHTVVVDGKEYDFHLLPSGIINSKALSVIGNGVVIHLPGLFEEAEKNEKKGLKDWEKRLIISDRAHIVFDFHQAVDGLQEVQREAQEGKNIGTTKKGIGPTYSSKASRTGLRICDLLADFKDFSMRFKNLAQQYQAMFPTLEVDVDGQLKKLKEYAERIRPMVRDGVYFMYDAINGPPKKILVEGANAALLDIDFGTYPFVTSSNCTVGGVCTGLGIPPLNIGDVYGVVKAYTTRVGIGAFPTEQLNEVGELLQTRGHEVGVTTGRKRRCGWLDLVILRYANMINGFTAFALTKLDILDVMDEIKVGVSYKLNGKKIPYFPANMDVLQKVEVEYEKLPGWKSDTSACRKWEDLPVKAQNYIRFVEIHVGVPIKWVGVGKARESMIQMF